The following coding sequences lie in one Bacteroides helcogenes P 36-108 genomic window:
- a CDS encoding M56 family metallopeptidase, producing the protein MGLFFVYILKSSVCLAAFYLFYRLLLARETFHRFNRFALLGLLLLSYLLPLAEVSIRKPVEVHQTILTLEQLLMMADTATETADAVQRPPVTGAEGILLLYVAGIVFFVLCNLYSLLRLSLLLKSCHREDIGHYLPCGKNAVLLVHGQDIAPFSWMKFIVVSRKDLDENGREILLHEWAHICRHHSWDLLLADICIFFQWFNPASWLLKQELQNIHEYEADETVIKGGVNAKQYQLLLIKKAVGTRLYSMANSFNHSSLKKRITMMLKEKSNPWARLKYLYVLPLAAIAVTAFARPEVSEKTESFSAVKVNDLAEIIEAKAVESVLPEDTLRPKLVPVLVDRADSVIVIGYKTEGKILTVVNENDGTFDAAPEFPGGMSGIMEYLGKNIRYPKVAQEAGAQGRVVVQMIIDEEGNVTYPEVVNSAGAELDAEAVRVVSAMPKWKPAMREGKAVSTKFTIPVIFRLPDFKIPVTLRFQGKEESASPLVIIDGKEVEGGYLKALDADKIASISVLKGESAVEVYGEKGKNGVILVDLKKPAVSAGAAADAVNGKSVDE; encoded by the coding sequence ATGGGATTATTCTTCGTATATATACTCAAGTCTTCTGTCTGTCTGGCGGCATTTTACTTGTTTTACCGCTTGCTGCTGGCCAGGGAAACGTTTCATCGCTTCAACCGTTTTGCTCTGTTAGGGCTGTTGCTGCTCTCGTACCTGCTTCCTCTGGCAGAGGTCAGCATACGGAAACCTGTCGAAGTGCATCAGACGATACTGACACTGGAACAACTGCTGATGATGGCCGACACCGCGACCGAAACGGCAGATGCGGTCCAAAGGCCGCCGGTGACCGGGGCGGAGGGCATATTGCTGCTCTATGTGGCGGGCATAGTATTCTTTGTTCTTTGCAACCTTTATTCGTTGCTACGCTTGTCATTGCTGTTGAAGTCATGCCATCGTGAGGACATCGGACATTATCTGCCCTGTGGAAAGAATGCTGTGCTGTTGGTGCACGGGCAAGATATCGCACCTTTCAGTTGGATGAAGTTCATTGTCGTTTCGCGGAAGGATCTTGACGAGAACGGTCGTGAGATACTGTTGCACGAATGGGCGCATATCTGCCGGCATCACTCATGGGATCTGCTACTGGCGGATATCTGTATCTTTTTCCAATGGTTTAATCCGGCATCATGGCTGCTGAAGCAGGAATTGCAGAATATCCATGAATACGAGGCTGACGAAACAGTAATAAAAGGAGGAGTCAATGCCAAGCAATATCAATTATTATTAATAAAAAAAGCCGTTGGCACAAGGCTCTACTCTATGGCCAACAGCTTTAATCACAGTTCACTTAAAAAACGTATCACTATGATGTTAAAAGAAAAATCAAATCCGTGGGCACGTCTGAAGTACCTTTATGTGCTTCCGTTGGCAGCGATTGCAGTCACTGCCTTTGCCCGTCCCGAAGTCTCCGAGAAGACAGAGAGCTTTTCGGCCGTCAAAGTTAATGATTTGGCGGAAATTATAGAAGCAAAAGCGGTGGAAAGTGTATTGCCGGAAGATACATTGAGGCCGAAGTTAGTACCGGTGCTGGTTGACAGAGCCGATTCTGTTATTGTGATAGGCTATAAAACCGAAGGGAAAATTCTTACAGTTGTGAACGAAAACGACGGCACGTTTGATGCTGCACCCGAATTCCCCGGAGGCATGTCCGGGATAATGGAGTATCTTGGCAAAAACATCCGTTACCCTAAAGTCGCTCAAGAGGCGGGAGCGCAAGGGCGTGTCGTAGTGCAGATGATTATTGACGAGGAAGGCAATGTCACTTATCCGGAAGTGGTTAATTCGGCCGGGGCTGAACTTGATGCCGAGGCTGTCCGTGTAGTAAGTGCCATGCCGAAGTGGAAGCCGGCGATGCGTGAAGGAAAGGCGGTCAGTACAAAATTTACGATACCGGTCATTTTTAGGTTGCCAGACTTTAAGATACCGGTCACGCTTAGGTTTCAAGGAAAAGAAGAATCGGCTTCGCCGCTTGTCATCATTGATGGCAAAGAAGTGGAAGGCGGTTATCTGAAAGCTCTTGATGCGGATAAGATAGCAAGCATATCTGTGCTGAAGGGGGAATCGGCCGTTGAAGTCTATGGCGAGAAGGGAAAGAACGGGGTGATTCTTGTTGACCTGAAGAAACCGGCCGTTTCTGCTGGTGCGGCGGCTGATGCCGTGAATGGCAAATCGGTAGATGAGTAG
- a CDS encoding RagB/SusD family nutrient uptake outer membrane protein, producing the protein MKSKILMGCVLASTLFTTSCSDYLTEDPKGQLTPQTFFTNQKELDMSVYALYAQVDATQAYTNMQIPQWQGDDLTTHPASNKDAYREFDRSHPGDSNKGLESCWKQHYNLIKACNYVLENAAKTPTAQEEINIATGQAKYWRAYSYFTLVRIFGPLPLVESTEIKYDTPLTSVEDVYAAIVKDLTDCISILPASYSATPRAAYGADIYITKQASQATLAAVYMAMAGYPLNKGTEYYKLAAAQAKAVIDANATYKFILEEDYSKVYAPSHNYSKETVVGISYNKLGGWGTEGSQLTACQLTQGAGWNDGLGEINFWKNMPEGARKDGTYSKKILLGNKADGNLVNWYDLDKDGNKCVAVYHPQFCIFLVGAANATYDYGADYADYDYTKPASGNMINGARHRIIRYSEVLLWYAEAQARGDGTPNAMAKECLKRVRDRAGYNAPMPSDADFADAVAMEHGWEIAGNWCALVTRRADQLRLNTLKNAFELRKANAAIVVGEQDGKPITAKEEIEITEGWNDNMIYAPYPASDSALNPNLKR; encoded by the coding sequence ATGAAAAGCAAAATATTAATGGGATGTGTGTTGGCGAGTACACTGTTCACCACATCATGCAGTGATTATTTGACTGAAGATCCCAAGGGGCAGCTTACTCCCCAGACTTTCTTCACCAATCAGAAAGAATTGGATATGTCGGTGTATGCTTTGTATGCCCAAGTAGATGCTACGCAGGCCTACACCAATATGCAGATTCCTCAATGGCAGGGTGATGATCTTACGACTCATCCGGCCAGCAATAAGGATGCATATAGAGAATTTGACCGTTCTCATCCGGGGGATTCGAATAAAGGTTTGGAGTCTTGCTGGAAACAGCATTACAATTTGATAAAGGCTTGTAACTATGTGCTTGAAAATGCGGCAAAGACTCCGACTGCCCAAGAGGAAATCAACATTGCAACAGGACAGGCAAAGTATTGGAGAGCATACAGCTACTTCACTTTGGTGCGCATATTCGGACCGCTTCCTCTGGTAGAAAGTACTGAAATCAAATACGATACTCCTTTAACTTCGGTTGAAGATGTGTATGCGGCTATTGTAAAAGATCTGACGGACTGCATCAGCATTTTGCCTGCTTCTTATTCTGCTACTCCCCGTGCCGCTTATGGCGCCGATATCTATATTACCAAGCAGGCTTCTCAAGCTACTTTGGCGGCTGTTTACATGGCAATGGCGGGTTATCCTTTGAACAAGGGGACTGAATATTATAAATTGGCGGCTGCACAGGCCAAGGCTGTGATCGATGCAAATGCTACCTATAAGTTTATTCTTGAGGAAGATTACAGCAAGGTATATGCGCCGAGTCACAACTACTCGAAAGAAACCGTGGTAGGCATTTCTTATAACAAATTGGGCGGATGGGGAACAGAAGGCTCACAACTTACAGCTTGCCAATTGACTCAAGGAGCCGGTTGGAATGATGGCTTGGGGGAAATCAATTTCTGGAAGAATATGCCTGAAGGTGCACGTAAAGATGGTACTTACAGCAAGAAAATCCTTTTGGGAAATAAAGCTGACGGCAATTTGGTAAATTGGTATGATTTAGATAAGGATGGCAATAAATGTGTGGCTGTGTACCATCCGCAATTCTGCATATTCTTGGTAGGCGCTGCAAATGCCACTTATGATTATGGCGCTGATTATGCCGATTATGACTATACCAAGCCTGCAAGCGGTAATATGATAAATGGTGCGCGTCATCGGATTATCCGTTATTCTGAAGTCTTGTTGTGGTATGCAGAGGCACAGGCCCGTGGCGATGGGACTCCTAATGCGATGGCTAAAGAGTGTCTGAAACGTGTTCGTGACCGTGCAGGATACAATGCTCCAATGCCGAGTGATGCCGATTTTGCCGATGCTGTGGCAATGGAACATGGATGGGAAATTGCCGGTAACTGGTGTGCTTTGGTAACTCGCCGTGCCGACCAGCTTCGCCTGAACACACTGAAAAATGCCTTTGAGTTGAGAAAGGCCAATGCTGCGATTGTGGTTGGCGAACAGGACGGTAAGCCTATTACCGCCAAGGAGGAAATCGAGATAACTGAAGGTTGGAATGATAATATGATTTATGCACCTTATCCGGCCAGTGACAGTGCGTTGAATCCGAACCTGAAGCGGTAG
- a CDS encoding TlpA disulfide reductase family protein, whose translation MKKKHLLSVGIFLLALPFQAQEKCSIQGTVKGLPDGTVLTLSRKNGRVMENVAVDTVRNSTFLFNIEPANQQTERIMLMGKGDGFPNTWLDIYIAPRQSVKVSGSNKLLRTWIVESAIPEQQYQNQFINATRKDMDVQQSLQAVTCALWNRVDHSESADEKAALRDSIRNVLHPQTDSIQRLIVKEEIRIMKDMPINDAWIDRMETFSAFVSFGADFPYTEEVRALYQRMPSELRETEIGKQITTQLYPPKTVKVGDALVDADLFDLQGTIHHLSDYKGKYLLLDFWSYGCGPCRMAMPEMKEMAEAWKDDLVIVSISTDSKSLWEKASEAEKMTWVNVNDLKGTNGIYMHYGIRGIPHYVIISPEGKLLHVWSGYGQGIIRAKLKEWVKK comes from the coding sequence ATGAAAAAGAAACACCTATTATCCGTAGGAATCTTTCTGTTGGCTTTACCTTTTCAGGCACAGGAAAAATGCTCCATTCAAGGAACAGTAAAAGGATTGCCGGACGGCACTGTCTTGACCCTCTCAAGAAAAAACGGAAGAGTGATGGAGAATGTGGCTGTTGACACAGTACGAAACAGTACCTTTCTTTTCAATATAGAGCCGGCAAACCAACAAACCGAACGGATAATGCTGATGGGAAAAGGAGATGGATTCCCCAATACATGGTTGGATATCTACATCGCCCCCCGGCAATCCGTCAAAGTAAGCGGCAGCAATAAACTGCTGCGTACATGGATTGTGGAGAGTGCCATCCCCGAACAGCAATACCAAAATCAGTTTATCAATGCCACCCGCAAGGATATGGACGTACAACAATCTCTTCAAGCTGTCACCTGTGCCTTATGGAATAGAGTAGACCATTCGGAATCGGCGGATGAAAAAGCGGCTTTGAGAGATAGCATACGCAACGTATTGCATCCACAAACGGATTCCATTCAGAGGCTCATCGTGAAAGAAGAAATCCGGATTATGAAAGATATGCCCATAAATGACGCTTGGATAGACAGGATGGAAACTTTCAGCGCTTTCGTCTCTTTTGGAGCAGATTTCCCCTATACAGAGGAAGTGCGTGCACTTTATCAAAGAATGCCTTCCGAGCTTCGTGAGACGGAGATTGGCAAACAAATCACCACTCAATTATATCCCCCAAAGACGGTCAAAGTAGGGGATGCGCTGGTAGATGCCGACTTGTTTGATTTGCAAGGAACGATACACCATCTTTCGGACTACAAAGGGAAGTATTTGCTGCTTGATTTCTGGAGTTATGGTTGTGGCCCGTGCCGCATGGCAATGCCCGAAATGAAGGAAATGGCAGAAGCTTGGAAAGACGATCTGGTAATTGTGAGTATCAGTACCGACAGTAAATCTTTATGGGAAAAAGCTTCGGAAGCGGAAAAAATGACTTGGGTAAATGTCAATGATTTGAAAGGTACTAACGGTATCTATATGCACTATGGCATCAGGGGTATTCCTCATTATGTCATCATTTCACCGGAAGGAAAACTACTGCACGTATGGTCTGGATATGGGCAAGGAATTATCCGGGCCAAACTGAAAGAATGGGTGAAGAAATAA
- a CDS encoding SusC/RagA family TonB-linked outer membrane protein, whose product MKKHQSLGQCFSTQWRKQLMLALGAGTLLCTGLNASTYETIANDEINFVQQQAQNVKGIVVDKTGEPIIGATVLSKTAGGQNGTVTDLDGRFSLSVPANSTLTVSFIGYTTINVKVEGQKELRIVLEEDSKTLDEVIVVGYGAVKKADLAGSVSVMDNKAFRDQPVTQVSQTLQGRVAGVQVDNSGAPGGAVKIRVRGSSSINRSNDPLYVVDGIVRENGLTGINPDDIQSMQVLKDASSTAIYGSRGSNGVILITTKTGKVNQKVISLDASVGIGSVYKQYDVLDAYEYATAYREAMNPNAFTEAEMAGYKNGTQGINWHNELFRTGITENYKLAISDGNEKTQYYLSANYMNQKGLIYGSNDKRYQVRGNITSDVTPWLHLTADVNVSHGVTNTVDTGAGGGNIVLLSNIYSPTMEMMDANGNYNRDPYNSIQDNPKGVVTLQAGESLKNYVNGMIDLRFKILPGLTFSTTNGVDYYDGKGYSYATIRVFTTSSAANNDNYHMMLQSSNNLTYTGKWGKHGLTATGVWEASQAEYRSINASTKNLAVESVGWWNLGIGSNPSVGNSYSKWTLLSGVGRAMYNYDDKYLVTGTIRADGSSKFSKNKWGYFPSVAVAWNMSNEEFMKDQQAVQNVKIRASYGVVGSQAIGSYSTLGLLSGTNTYFGGTQQYAGYWSSSLATPDVTWEKTKQLDLGFEVSLFNRRLDISFDYFNRRTDNALLQKTIPNYNGGGSYWVNAGEISNKGIDLSLTGRIIDGKDFNWNSTLNLTYLKNKVVSLSGDDFISGTTPASGLVTEVNRVIPGESIGAFYGYVWTGIDSKGDNVYEDLDGDKEITSADRKVIGKSTPDVTLGWNNQISWKNWDLNIFMSGAFGAKKLNLVRFEMASQVGPSKFITLKDAYYKGFDKMGAGAEYASLTSSTNVTRGESTQWLEKADYVRMENITLAYNFSRKITKFADIRLYVSAQNLFTITGYKGMDPASTSFSSANVDVNNGIDLGAYPTPRTFTFGVKLNF is encoded by the coding sequence ATGAAGAAACATCAATCTTTAGGGCAATGTTTTTCTACCCAGTGGCGCAAACAACTTATGTTGGCATTAGGGGCGGGTACTTTGCTCTGTACGGGGCTGAACGCTTCAACTTATGAAACTATTGCAAACGATGAAATTAATTTTGTTCAACAGCAAGCACAGAATGTGAAAGGGATTGTTGTGGACAAGACGGGAGAGCCGATTATCGGTGCAACAGTTCTTTCTAAAACTGCTGGTGGCCAAAATGGTACTGTTACCGATTTGGACGGGCGTTTTTCTTTGTCGGTTCCGGCGAATTCCACTCTGACAGTCTCTTTCATAGGATATACTACGATCAATGTAAAAGTGGAAGGACAAAAGGAACTCAGAATCGTTCTTGAAGAAGATTCCAAAACTTTGGACGAAGTTATTGTTGTGGGTTATGGTGCAGTGAAGAAAGCCGATTTGGCCGGTTCTGTATCGGTGATGGACAATAAAGCATTCCGTGACCAGCCTGTCACTCAGGTGTCTCAGACATTGCAGGGACGTGTGGCAGGTGTGCAGGTGGATAATTCGGGAGCTCCCGGAGGTGCGGTGAAGATTCGTGTGCGCGGTTCTTCTTCCATCAACCGCAGCAACGATCCGCTTTATGTTGTGGATGGCATAGTCCGTGAAAACGGCCTGACGGGTATCAATCCCGACGACATTCAGTCCATGCAGGTGCTGAAGGACGCTTCTTCTACTGCTATCTACGGCTCCCGTGGTTCCAACGGTGTCATTCTGATTACCACCAAGACCGGTAAAGTCAACCAGAAAGTGATTTCTTTGGACGCATCGGTGGGCATCGGCAGCGTGTATAAACAATATGACGTACTGGATGCCTATGAATATGCCACAGCCTATCGTGAGGCTATGAATCCCAATGCCTTTACGGAAGCGGAAATGGCGGGATATAAGAATGGCACACAGGGCATCAACTGGCATAACGAACTGTTCCGTACGGGCATTACTGAAAATTATAAATTGGCTATCTCCGACGGTAATGAAAAGACTCAATATTATTTGTCTGCCAACTACATGAATCAGAAAGGTTTGATTTACGGGTCCAATGACAAGCGTTATCAGGTAAGAGGCAACATTACGTCCGATGTGACTCCTTGGCTTCACTTGACGGCTGATGTCAATGTATCGCACGGAGTTACCAACACTGTGGATACCGGGGCCGGTGGAGGAAATATTGTATTGCTGAGCAACATTTATTCGCCCACCATGGAGATGATGGATGCCAACGGAAATTATAATAGAGATCCTTATAACTCTATCCAGGACAATCCGAAAGGAGTGGTGACATTGCAGGCCGGTGAATCATTGAAAAACTATGTGAACGGTATGATCGACTTGCGTTTTAAGATTCTTCCCGGATTGACTTTCTCTACCACCAACGGCGTTGATTATTACGATGGAAAGGGGTATTCTTACGCTACAATCCGTGTGTTTACCACCAGTTCAGCCGCCAATAATGACAATTATCACATGATGTTGCAAAGCTCTAACAATTTGACTTATACCGGTAAATGGGGCAAGCATGGCCTGACTGCAACCGGTGTTTGGGAGGCTTCACAGGCAGAATACAGATCAATCAATGCTTCTACCAAGAATTTGGCGGTAGAAAGTGTAGGGTGGTGGAATCTGGGCATTGGGTCCAATCCTTCGGTAGGCAACAGTTATAGCAAGTGGACATTGCTTTCCGGTGTAGGCCGTGCTATGTATAACTACGATGACAAGTATTTGGTAACCGGTACTATCCGTGCCGATGGTTCTTCTAAGTTCAGCAAAAATAAATGGGGGTACTTCCCTTCGGTAGCTGTGGCCTGGAACATGAGCAATGAGGAGTTCATGAAGGATCAGCAAGCTGTTCAGAATGTGAAAATTCGTGCCAGTTATGGTGTTGTCGGCAGCCAGGCCATTGGCTCTTATAGTACACTAGGCTTGTTGAGTGGCACTAATACTTACTTTGGAGGTACACAGCAGTATGCCGGTTACTGGTCTTCTTCACTGGCCACGCCGGATGTAACTTGGGAGAAGACAAAACAACTCGACTTGGGCTTTGAGGTGTCTTTGTTTAACAGACGTCTGGATATATCTTTCGACTACTTCAACCGCCGTACGGACAATGCTTTGTTACAGAAAACTATTCCTAACTACAATGGTGGCGGTAGCTATTGGGTGAATGCCGGCGAAATCAGCAACAAGGGTATTGATTTGAGCTTGACTGGTCGTATCATTGACGGCAAGGACTTCAATTGGAACTCTACTTTGAATCTGACTTATTTGAAGAATAAGGTAGTCTCTTTATCCGGTGACGACTTTATTTCCGGCACTACCCCTGCTTCCGGTCTTGTGACAGAGGTGAACCGGGTTATCCCCGGTGAATCCATCGGTGCTTTCTATGGTTATGTTTGGACAGGCATTGACAGCAAGGGAGATAATGTTTATGAAGACTTGGATGGTGATAAAGAAATCACTTCCGCCGACCGTAAAGTGATAGGTAAATCTACACCGGATGTGACTCTCGGATGGAATAATCAGATCTCCTGGAAGAATTGGGATCTGAATATCTTTATGAGTGGAGCTTTTGGTGCTAAGAAACTCAACTTGGTACGTTTCGAGATGGCTTCTCAAGTGGGACCCTCTAAGTTCATCACTCTGAAAGATGCTTATTATAAAGGATTCGATAAGATGGGAGCAGGTGCGGAATATGCGTCTTTGACCAGTTCTACAAATGTCACTCGCGGTGAATCTACGCAGTGGCTGGAGAAGGCGGACTATGTACGCATGGAGAACATTACCTTGGCTTATAATTTCTCCAGAAAGATTACAAAATTTGCAGATATCAGACTTTATGTCAGTGCACAGAATTTGTTCACTATCACCGGATATAAAGGGATGGACCCTGCAAGCACATCCTTTTCTTCCGCCAATGTGGATGTAAACAATGGCATTGACCTGGGTGCTTATCCTACTCCCAGAACATTTACTTTTGGAGTAAAACTGAATTTCTAA
- a CDS encoding TlpA family protein disulfide reductase, translating into MKRILFLLIMLCSLSALDFAQIPDGMPLKIEAQTNATPKPAKDMVIVNGVFFSEMPPRIKYEVLDVHLYKDKDGHSIPFYYWDGTLQEEDMKYALPADEVEGAEELLAIYRNPDIKKIRMQEQKPKELLLKVGDSLGDFSVQDASGRQWTQRETLGKPLVLNFWYTGCGPCIMEMPELSTWLDICPDANYFAVTWNTADQIRKIVANKRFLFTQIVGDEVLWKRMGVEQTPTTVLVDKKGIVRKVEIGTNERKRKELLECLKELVKE; encoded by the coding sequence ATGAAACGAATCTTATTTCTCTTGATCATGCTGTGCAGCCTGTCGGCGTTGGATTTTGCACAGATTCCTGACGGGATGCCCCTTAAGATAGAAGCCCAAACAAACGCAACTCCGAAACCTGCAAAGGATATGGTTATAGTCAACGGTGTTTTCTTCTCCGAGATGCCGCCCCGTATCAAGTATGAGGTGCTTGATGTCCATCTTTATAAAGACAAAGACGGACATAGCATACCTTTTTATTACTGGGATGGCACGCTTCAGGAAGAAGATATGAAGTATGCTTTGCCTGCCGATGAGGTGGAAGGCGCGGAGGAACTGCTGGCGATATATCGCAATCCCGATATAAAGAAAATCAGAATGCAGGAACAAAAGCCTAAAGAACTTCTGCTGAAGGTGGGTGACAGTTTGGGAGATTTCAGCGTACAAGATGCGTCGGGCCGGCAGTGGACACAGAGGGAAACTTTGGGAAAGCCGTTGGTGCTGAACTTCTGGTACACAGGTTGCGGTCCCTGCATTATGGAAATGCCCGAACTGAGTACATGGCTGGATATTTGTCCTGACGCGAATTATTTTGCCGTTACTTGGAACACAGCCGACCAGATCAGGAAAATAGTAGCCAACAAGCGTTTCCTTTTTACGCAGATAGTCGGTGATGAAGTGCTTTGGAAGCGTATGGGAGTGGAACAGACACCTACAACGGTGCTGGTTGACAAGAAGGGGATTGTCCGTAAGGTGGAAATCGGTACTAATGAACGTAAACGCAAGGAATTGCTGGAATGTCTGAAGGAGTTGGTGAAGGAATGA